A DNA window from Molothrus ater isolate BHLD 08-10-18 breed brown headed cowbird chromosome 2, BPBGC_Mater_1.1, whole genome shotgun sequence contains the following coding sequences:
- the AMER2 gene encoding APC membrane recruitment protein 2, with translation MDSHCDCVEPPAAEQPSGRINKTAFKLFRRRKSGGTMPSIFGMRSRGGEGKGAGKPGMVRSRTHDGLADAVLESSKKEEPGGGEAPSREAQERPAGSPGGPAGSAVAKSHSFFSLLRKNGRQAEGAEPRAGGRQKKGLKGIFSSMRWHKKDKIGKEERGETSDIPSGLIMPGSLTASLECIKEETPKPLSESPSGAGVAGPEPPREKRSGEAHAAAEEPQAGGAEPRASSPPAREEPPAAAVRPPEELSRERPEPAAGEVGTAKDAAITGCGDIIADHEEDVGGGSGVCEKSTPGPSKLGATKKHPTMVAYQGGGEEMASPDQVDDTCLQEFWDMLSQTDETKTQGGGSGGGTKKPEGLKESRGTEGAQNRVVVKRGGLHQIAIHLNHKEEQKSREKEQHEGVPNSDEGYWDSTTPGPEEDSSTSIQKETLPRDSYSGDALYDLYAEPDENPPAGPTHEEVPSVPRSKPVSPITTVSSLKTPSSAAKDSKIPISIKHLSSSHPASHGADASNSHHVAHHHLAKSEMHRTKIPVSKVLVRRVSNRGAAGSVTGTTVKTATYQDSAKK, from the exons ATGGACTCGCACTGCGACTGTGTCGAGCCCCCGGCCGCCGAGCAGCCGTCGGGGAGGATTAACAAAACCGCTTTCAAGCTTTTCAGGAGGAGGAAGTCCGGGGGAACCATGCCGAGCATCTTCGGGATGCggagcagaggaggggagggTAAGGGCGCCGGCAAGCCGGGGATGGTGCGGAGCCGGACGCACGACGGCTTGGCCGACGCcgtgctggagagcagcaagaAGGAGGAACCGGGCGGCGGCGAGGCGCCGAGCCGCGAGGCGCAGGAGCGGCCGGCCGGCAGCCCCGGCGGCCCCGCCGGCAGCGCGGTGGCCAAGTCGCACAGCTTCTTCTCGCTGCTGAGGAAGAACGGCAGGCAGGCGGAGGGCGCGGAGCCGCGGGCCGGCGGCAGACAAAAGAAGGGGCTGAAGGGGATCTTCAGCAGCATGCGGTGGcacaaaaaggacaaaatcggcaaggaggagaggggggaaacCTCGGACATCCCGTCCGGCCTTATAATGCCGGGCTCCCTGACCGCCAGCCTGGAGTGCATCAAGGAGGAGACGCCGAAACCTTTGTCTGAGAGCCCGAGCGGCGCGGGAGTCGCCGGGCCGGAGCCGCCGCGGGAGAAGCGCAGCGGCGAGGCGCACGCCGCGGCCGAGGAGCCCCAGGCGGGCGGCGCGGAGCCGCGGGCCAGCAGCCCCCCGGCCCGGGAGgagccgcccgccgccgccgtgCGGCCACCCGAGGAGCTCAGCCGCGAGCGACCGGAGCCGGCCGCCGGAGAGGTTGGGACTGCGAAGGATGCGGCGATAACAG GCTGCGGAGATATTATTGCGGACCATGAGGAGGATGTGGGCGGCGGGAGTGGCGTCTGCGAGAAGAGCACCCCCGGGCCCAGCAAGCTGGGGGCCACCAAGAAGCACCCCACCATGGTGGCCTaccagggaggaggggaggagatgGCCAGCCCCGACCAGGTGGATGACACCTGCCTGCAGGAGTTCTGGGATATGCTGTCACAGACGGACGAGACTAAGACGCAAGGAGGAGGAAGCGGAGGAGGGACAAAGAAGCCCGAGGGGTTGAAGGAAAGCCGAGGTACCGAGGGGGCCCAGAATAGGGTGGTGGTGAAACGTGGTGGTCTCCACCAGATTGCCATTCACCTGAACCACAAAGAGGAGcagaagagcagggaaaaggagcagcacGAGGGTGTCCCAAACAGCGATGAGGGCTACTGGGATTCCACCACCCCTGGTCCCGAGGAAGATAGTTCCACAAGCATCCAAAAGGAAACCCTTCCCAGGGATAGCTACAGTGGGGATGCTCTCTATGACCTGTATGCTGAGCCGGATGAGAACCCACCAGCGGGGCCCACACATGAGGAAGTCCCCAGTGTGCCACGCTCCAAGCCCGTGTCTCCCATAACGACCGTGAGCTCACTAAAAACACCCTCCAGCGCCGCCAAGGACTCCAAGATACCCATCAGCATTAAACACCTTTCGTCATCACATCCTGCTAGCCATGGAGCAGATGCCAGTAACAGCCATCACGTCGCACACCATCACCTGGCCAAAAGTGAGATGCACAGAACAAAAATCCCCGTCTCCAAAGTCCTGGTACGCCGCGTCAGTAACAGGGGCGCAGCGGGGTCAGTAACGGGGACAACTGTGAAAACTGCCACGTACCAGGACAGTGCCAAAAAGTAG